Proteins encoded by one window of Culicoides brevitarsis isolate CSIRO-B50_1 chromosome 2, AGI_CSIRO_Cbre_v1, whole genome shotgun sequence:
- the LOC134829700 gene encoding carcinine transporter-like isoform X1 — MEPQTQKNEETSALLGNFPQQPRRDCSKSNVKSSKKQVMADNEVEKTDSEVKRMSTTTTTTPNNDTANNNTIEIKLESMTNNSLNNHATSINGGTHITKLSSCSSTAADSTKDSDIPKQIDDQSQFIAMDFDQFLPHVGDCGRYQALIFIVMIPFCFFFAFVYFAQMFITLVPSKYYCNVPELDYFNLTEDERISISIPLDPDDGKINKCQMYDVNYREIIEAGITQPNRTWPVKNCDNGYTYVFSDIPYPTIATELNWVCDQAFLPNLAQSIFYVGAIVGGLFFGWISDHYGRVPALVGCTVVGGVAGIVTIYVTDFWGFAICRFFVGFAYDNVYTMIYILIIEYTGVKWRTYIANLSIAVFFTIAACALPFLALYLLDWRLFAVLTSAPLLLAILTPYVVPESAMWLVSQGKIDRAIRIMKHIAKMNRKEVDQSVYDQFEESCKAMRKNEEAHKSYSMLDLFKTPRIRNITILLIIMWMTISLVFDGHARNVGSLGMDLWITHTLGTATELPSDLLLIFMIDYWGRRWPSVGALLIGGIFSLLAAVVPFGISSAALAILGRASANFSYNLGCQYAAELLPTVVRGQGITLIHIMGYVASLIAPFVVYLANFSTSLPLIVLGIVGIVGGLFCLYLPESLNCELPQTMEDGEEFGKDQKFWSFPCCGAHRVNKKKTTNEEDVEGKSI, encoded by the exons ATGGAGCCACAAACacagaaaaatgaagaaacttCGGCGTTACTTGGAAATTTTCCACAACAACCAAGAAGAGACTGTAGTAAAAGTAACGT AAAATCCTCGAAGAAACAAGTGATGGCAGACAACGAGGTAGAAAAGACTGATTCGGAAGTCAAGCGAATgtcaacgacaacgacgacaactcCGAACAATGACACGGCCAATAACAATACAATCGAAATAAAGTTGGAATCTATGACAAATAATAGTTTAAATAATCATGCAACGAGTATCAATGGCGGGACGCACATCACGAAACTCAGTAGTTGTAGCAGCACCGCTGCCGACAGCACCAAGGACAGCGACATCCCCAAACAAATCGATGACCAATCGCAATTTATTGCCATggattttgatcaatttttgccGCACGTTGGCGATTGCGGGCGCTATCAGGCACTCATTTTCATCGTTATGATTCCCTTTTGTTTCTTCTTTGCCTTTGTCTACTTCGCACAAATGTTCATCACGCTCGTGCCGAGCAAGTATTACTGCAATGTGCCTGAACTGGATTACTTTAACTTGACCGAGGATGAGAG GATATCGATAAGTATCCCCCTCGACCCAGATGACGGTAAAATAAACAAGTGCCAGATGTACGATGTTAACTATAGAGAAATTATTGAAGCAGGCATCACACAGCCGAATCGCACGTGGCCTGTAAAAAACTGTGATAATGGTTATACTTACGTTTTTAGTGATATTCCATACCCGACAATAGCAACAGAG CTCAATTGGGTTTGCGATCAAGCATTCCTACCAAACTTGGcacaaag TATTTTTTATGTCGGCGCAATTGTGGGAGGATTATTTTTCGGATGGATTTCCGATCATTACGGGCGAGTTCCGGCATTAG TTGGCTGTACTGTGGTCGGAGGTGTGGCTGGCATTGTAACAATTTATGTGACGGATTTCTGGGGTTTCGCAATTTGTCGGTTTTTCGTTGGATTCGCTTACGACAACGTCTACACGATGATTTACATTTTAA ttattgAGTACACAGGCGTGAAATGGCGAACGTACATTGCCAATTTATCCATTGCTGTATTTTTCACGATAGCCGCATGTGCTTTGCCATTCCTTGCCTTATACTTACTGGATTGGCGGTTGTTTGCGGTACTCACGTCAGCGCCTTTGTTGCTTGCGATTTTGACGCCTTATGTCGTGCCCGAGTCAGCAATGTGGTTGGTGTCGCAGGGAAAAATCGATCGCGCGATACGAATTATGAAGCATATTGCGAAGATGAATCGGAAGGAGGTTGATCAGAGTGTTTATGATCAATTTGAGGAGAGTTGTAAGGCGATGCGGAAGAACGAGGAAGCGCATAAAAGTTATTCGATGCTGGATTTGTTCAAAACTCCACGAATTAGGAATATTACTATTTTGCTCATTATTATGTGGATGACAATATCGCTCGTTTTTGAcg gtcacGCAAGGAACGTTGGATCCCTCGGAATGGATTTATGGATCACCCATACTCTTGGAACAGCGACCG AACTTCCATCGGATTTGCTGCTAATCTTCATGATCGACTACTGGGGACGTCGTTGGCCCTCCGTCGGAGCATTACTCATCGGCGGCATCTTTAGTTTACTTGCTGCTGTTGTGCCTTTCGGTATTTCTTCCGCAGCTTTAGCGATTCTCGGACGTGCTTCTGCCAATTTTTCGTACAACTTGGGATGTCAATACGCTGCCGAGTTACTTCCGACTGTCGTGCGTGGGCAAGGCATCACGTTGATTCACATCATGGGCTACGTGGCAAGTCTCATTGCGCCATTTGTCGTGTATTTGGCGAATTTTTCGACATCGTTGCCGTTGATAGTGCTCGGAATCGTGGGAATTGTTGGAGGATTATTTTGCTTATATTTGCCGGAAAGTTTGAACTGTGAACTGCCACAGACAATGGAAGATGGCGAAGAATTCGGAAAAGATCAGAAATTTTGGAGTTTTCCGTGCTGCGGAGCGCATCGCGTTAACAAAAAGAAGACGACGAACGAAGAAGATGTCGAAGGAAAATCGATTTAG
- the LOC134830959 gene encoding uncharacterized protein LOC134830959, with product MDPIEDVKPEKENEVLLNIRQKNRDDLHNVQHNKRLSAVDRQRCGLTEIVANIQEHELLTEKDVAGLSSRIKRRKSATPTDLKRLSAAFLHDPANIEAFSKIPGALNVVVKELSGNEIENQVLAAEVLCNLALGEDVCSKKIAQAAGSYLILYLDCVSNKLLVETSLWVIQNLLLSGEKTRKVLIAQGLPEKLVTLMETKDDDLRNLSEETFAMLVVEAFKDLPEEFLSKILPILVKILHHNSSGVFFAVYSTLMELNFVTDFGLLSSIVQFSTEILIQDTSSNCLMALRIIANALEVTNGNEILVNLVSETISRQNSSLANIVNNIISVDSEKLSQELFWFLSVLNKYSNLDLSQLKIPIKYL from the coding sequence ATGGACCCAATCGAAGATGTCAAGCCGGAAAAAGAGAACGAGGTCCTTCTCAACATTCGACAGAAGAATCGTGACGACCTGCACAACGTTCAGCACAACAAACGTTTATCCGCCGTCGATCGTCAACGTTGCGGCTTAACAGAAATCGTCGCCAACATCCAAGAACACGAACTTCTCACGGAAAAAGATGTTGCTGGCTTGTCATCTCGCATCAAACGAAGAAAATCTGCAACTCCAACCGACTTGAAACGTCTTTCTGCTGCTTTTTTACACGATCCCGCGAACATCGAGgccttttcaaaaattcccgGTGCCCTGAATGTCGTTGTGAAGGAACTCAGTGGCAACGAAATCGAAAATCAAGTGTTGGCAGCTGAAGTTTTGTGCAATTTGGCACTCGGAGAAGAcgtttgttcgaaaaaaatcgcacAAGCCGCTGGTTCGTACTTGATTCTTTACTTGGATTGTGTCTCGAATAAATTGTTGGTCGAAACTTCATTGTGGGTCATTCAGAATTTGTTGTTGTCCGgcgaaaaaacaagaaaagtaCTCATCGCTCAAGGATTACCGGAGAAATTAGTGACGTTAATGGAAACAAAAGACGATGACTTACGAAATTTATCGGAAGAAACATTCGCAATGCTGGTCGTTGAGGCATTCAAAGACTTGCCAGAGgagtttttatcgaaaattcttCCAAtattagtgaaaattttgcatCACAATTCATCTGGAGTGTTTTTTGCGGTTTACTCAACCTTAATGGAGCTGAATTTCGTAACGGATTTTGGACTTCTCTCATCAATCGTGCAATTTTCTACTGAAATTCTCATCCAAGACACTTCTTCCAACTGTTTAATGGCTCTAAGAATCATCGCAAATGCTTTGGAAGTCACAAATGGAAACGAAATCCTCGTAAATTTGGTTTCTGAAACGATTTCTCGTCAAAATTCGTCTTTGGCGAACATTGTAAATAACATAATTTCAGTAGATAGTGAAAAATTGAGTCAAGAATTGTTTTGGTTCCTGTCCGTTCTCAACAAATATTCGAATTTAGACCTTTCACAGCTCAAAATtcccattaaatatttatga
- the LOC134829701 gene encoding ribosome biogenesis regulatory protein homolog, translating to MDIVQSVLQKEQEELAKFKPITVEKKEEVALDLGHLLCTDANDLDEARLRDDTDNYLLELTRDNTQLLLNEIWKLETERIDEEIVAKLPEPKLPLPRSRKLPEPKPLTRWEKFAKEKGIQKKKKDKKVWDETMGDWVPTWGAKRAKVEQQKDWCIEVPKNVDPMTDMFEKKADLKKEKVARNEVNRMRNIARAEKIALPRAGIVSADAASSKQLLTAATIVKASTASVGKFQEKLPKEKVARGIGVKELIPGMKRKRPITDNKKEREVNLELVTQILNKKPKIDLEKAISVQKREAREERENLEHTNVDSKKGGKKKGKSKGGKGNKKPKGGQGARKPGKKSSFGRKRR from the exons atggATATCGTTCAATCAGTTCTGCAAAAGGAGCAAGAAGAGCTCGCGAAATTCAAGCCAATTACGGTCGAAAAGAAGGAAGAAGTTGCTCTCGACTTGGGACATCTTCTTTGCACGGATGCCAATGACTTGGATGAGGCTCGTTTGCGTGACGACACAGACAACTACTTGCTCGAATTGACGCGCGACAACACACAATTGCTCCTCAACGAGATCTGGAAGCTCGAAACGGAACGCATCGACGAAGAAATTGTCGCAAAATTGCCGGAACCGAAACTGCCGCTGCCCCGAAGTCGCAAATTGCCGGAACCGAAGCCGCTGACACGCTGGGAAAAGTTCGCCAAAGAGAAGGGCAtccagaaaaagaagaaggacAAGAAGGTGTGGGACGAAACGATGGGCGACTGGGTGCCGACATGGGGTGCGAAACGCGCTAAAGTCGAACAACAGAAGGATTGGTGCATCGAAGTGCCGAAAAATGTCGATCCGATGACAGACATGTTCGAGAAAAAGGCAGACTTGAAGAAGGAAAAAGTGGCGAGGAACGAAGTGAACCGCATGCGAAATATCGCGAGAGCGGAAAAAATCGCGCTTCCACGTGCCGGCATTGTGTCAGCTGATGCCGCGAGTTCGAAGCAACTTTTGACAGCGGCAACTATTGTGAAAGCATCCACAGCATCTGTGGGTAAATTCCAAGAAAAACTGCCCAAAGAAAAGGTTGCACGAGGAATTGGCGTGAAGGAATTAATTCCAGGCATGAAACGCAAGCGACCCATAACAGACAACAAGAAAGAACGCGAAGTCAATTTGGAGCTAGTGacacaaattttgaacaaaaaacccaaaattgACCTTGAAAAGGCAATTTCAGTGCAGAAACGTGAAGCGCGAGAGGA acgtGAAAATTTGGAACACACAAACGTCGATTCAAAGAAAGGCGGaaagaaaaagggaaaatcaAAGGGCGGTAAAGGCAATAAAAAACCGAAAGGAGGTCAAGGAGCACGAAAACCTGGCAAAAAGTCATCATTTGGTCGTAAACGAAGATAA
- the LOC134829700 gene encoding carcinine transporter-like isoform X2: MADNEVEKTDSEVKRMSTTTTTTPNNDTANNNTIEIKLESMTNNSLNNHATSINGGTHITKLSSCSSTAADSTKDSDIPKQIDDQSQFIAMDFDQFLPHVGDCGRYQALIFIVMIPFCFFFAFVYFAQMFITLVPSKYYCNVPELDYFNLTEDERISISIPLDPDDGKINKCQMYDVNYREIIEAGITQPNRTWPVKNCDNGYTYVFSDIPYPTIATELNWVCDQAFLPNLAQSIFYVGAIVGGLFFGWISDHYGRVPALVGCTVVGGVAGIVTIYVTDFWGFAICRFFVGFAYDNVYTMIYILIIEYTGVKWRTYIANLSIAVFFTIAACALPFLALYLLDWRLFAVLTSAPLLLAILTPYVVPESAMWLVSQGKIDRAIRIMKHIAKMNRKEVDQSVYDQFEESCKAMRKNEEAHKSYSMLDLFKTPRIRNITILLIIMWMTISLVFDGHARNVGSLGMDLWITHTLGTATELPSDLLLIFMIDYWGRRWPSVGALLIGGIFSLLAAVVPFGISSAALAILGRASANFSYNLGCQYAAELLPTVVRGQGITLIHIMGYVASLIAPFVVYLANFSTSLPLIVLGIVGIVGGLFCLYLPESLNCELPQTMEDGEEFGKDQKFWSFPCCGAHRVNKKKTTNEEDVEGKSI, encoded by the exons ATGGCAGACAACGAGGTAGAAAAGACTGATTCGGAAGTCAAGCGAATgtcaacgacaacgacgacaactcCGAACAATGACACGGCCAATAACAATACAATCGAAATAAAGTTGGAATCTATGACAAATAATAGTTTAAATAATCATGCAACGAGTATCAATGGCGGGACGCACATCACGAAACTCAGTAGTTGTAGCAGCACCGCTGCCGACAGCACCAAGGACAGCGACATCCCCAAACAAATCGATGACCAATCGCAATTTATTGCCATggattttgatcaatttttgccGCACGTTGGCGATTGCGGGCGCTATCAGGCACTCATTTTCATCGTTATGATTCCCTTTTGTTTCTTCTTTGCCTTTGTCTACTTCGCACAAATGTTCATCACGCTCGTGCCGAGCAAGTATTACTGCAATGTGCCTGAACTGGATTACTTTAACTTGACCGAGGATGAGAG GATATCGATAAGTATCCCCCTCGACCCAGATGACGGTAAAATAAACAAGTGCCAGATGTACGATGTTAACTATAGAGAAATTATTGAAGCAGGCATCACACAGCCGAATCGCACGTGGCCTGTAAAAAACTGTGATAATGGTTATACTTACGTTTTTAGTGATATTCCATACCCGACAATAGCAACAGAG CTCAATTGGGTTTGCGATCAAGCATTCCTACCAAACTTGGcacaaag TATTTTTTATGTCGGCGCAATTGTGGGAGGATTATTTTTCGGATGGATTTCCGATCATTACGGGCGAGTTCCGGCATTAG TTGGCTGTACTGTGGTCGGAGGTGTGGCTGGCATTGTAACAATTTATGTGACGGATTTCTGGGGTTTCGCAATTTGTCGGTTTTTCGTTGGATTCGCTTACGACAACGTCTACACGATGATTTACATTTTAA ttattgAGTACACAGGCGTGAAATGGCGAACGTACATTGCCAATTTATCCATTGCTGTATTTTTCACGATAGCCGCATGTGCTTTGCCATTCCTTGCCTTATACTTACTGGATTGGCGGTTGTTTGCGGTACTCACGTCAGCGCCTTTGTTGCTTGCGATTTTGACGCCTTATGTCGTGCCCGAGTCAGCAATGTGGTTGGTGTCGCAGGGAAAAATCGATCGCGCGATACGAATTATGAAGCATATTGCGAAGATGAATCGGAAGGAGGTTGATCAGAGTGTTTATGATCAATTTGAGGAGAGTTGTAAGGCGATGCGGAAGAACGAGGAAGCGCATAAAAGTTATTCGATGCTGGATTTGTTCAAAACTCCACGAATTAGGAATATTACTATTTTGCTCATTATTATGTGGATGACAATATCGCTCGTTTTTGAcg gtcacGCAAGGAACGTTGGATCCCTCGGAATGGATTTATGGATCACCCATACTCTTGGAACAGCGACCG AACTTCCATCGGATTTGCTGCTAATCTTCATGATCGACTACTGGGGACGTCGTTGGCCCTCCGTCGGAGCATTACTCATCGGCGGCATCTTTAGTTTACTTGCTGCTGTTGTGCCTTTCGGTATTTCTTCCGCAGCTTTAGCGATTCTCGGACGTGCTTCTGCCAATTTTTCGTACAACTTGGGATGTCAATACGCTGCCGAGTTACTTCCGACTGTCGTGCGTGGGCAAGGCATCACGTTGATTCACATCATGGGCTACGTGGCAAGTCTCATTGCGCCATTTGTCGTGTATTTGGCGAATTTTTCGACATCGTTGCCGTTGATAGTGCTCGGAATCGTGGGAATTGTTGGAGGATTATTTTGCTTATATTTGCCGGAAAGTTTGAACTGTGAACTGCCACAGACAATGGAAGATGGCGAAGAATTCGGAAAAGATCAGAAATTTTGGAGTTTTCCGTGCTGCGGAGCGCATCGCGTTAACAAAAAGAAGACGACGAACGAAGAAGATGTCGAAGGAAAATCGATTTAG